A genomic stretch from Coffea arabica cultivar ET-39 chromosome 10c, Coffea Arabica ET-39 HiFi, whole genome shotgun sequence includes:
- the LOC113714205 gene encoding uncharacterized protein, which produces MDREQEEMQFLGLFGIYAEAYKVVFRWRKIFSKITLSLILPLSFIFLAHIEISHLLKIKIIHTENQLHRAQSEPQKSKKLTDLVWSELAILWLFNITYFTFLLIFSLLSTSAVVYTVASIYTGREITFKKVMSVVPKVWKRLVVTFLCTFLAFFAYNLIALLVLMILTMTLGETSIGAVLLILLLIVYILVFVYMTIIWQLASVVSVLEDSYGIKAMMKSQELIKGKMLISIVIFFKLNLSLAAIQLLFYAHVVHGGWKFGVLYRLGLGMLCLLLLFKLILFGLVIQTIVYFVCKSYHHENIDKSALSDHLEAYLGEYVPLKSKDVQLEQYEYDA; this is translated from the coding sequence ATGGACAGAGAGCAAGAAGAGATGCAATTCTTAGGCCTTTTTGGGATCTATGCAGAAGCCTACAAAGTGGTTTTTAGATGGAGAAAAATCTTCAGCAAAATCACCCTATCTTTGATCCTTCCGCTATCCTTCATTTTCTTGGCTCATATAGAAATATCCCATCTACTCAAGATAAAAATCATCCACACTGAAAACCAATTGCATCGTGCCCAATCAGAGCCTCAAAAAAGCAAGAAACTCACTGATCTTGTATGGTCTGAATTGGCAATTCTGTGGCTTTTCAACATCACTTACTTCacatttctcctcattttttctCTGCTTTCCACTTCTGCTGTTGTTTACACAGTTGCCAGCATATATACCGGCCGAGAAATAACCTTCAAGAAGGTCATGAGTGTTGTCCCAAAGGTCTGGAAAAGGCTTGTGGTCACTTTTCTGTgcacttttcttgctttctttgctTATAACCTCATAGCTTTACTAGTTTTAATGATATTGACCATGACCCTTGGAGAAACGTCGATTGGTGCTGTTTTGTTAATCCTCTTGTTGATTGTGTATATTCTGGTCTTTGTCTACATGACCATAATTTGGCAGTTGGCCAGTGTTGTGTCTGTTTTAGAAGACTCATATGGGATCAAAGCTATGATGAAAAGCCAGGAATTAATCAAAGGGAAGATGCTGATTAGCATAGTTATATTTTTTAAGCTGAATTTGTCCCTTGCTGCAATTCAGCTGTTGTTTTATGCTCATGTTGTTCATGGTGGATGGAAATTTGGAGTATTATACCGTTTGGGATTAGGGATGCTGTGTTTGTTGCTGCTTTTCAAGTTGATTCTCTTTGGATTGGTGATTCAAACAATTGTCTACTTTGTTTGCAAGTCTTATCAccatgaaaacattgataagTCAGCCCTATCGGATCATCTTGAAGCTTATTTGGGGGAATATGTGCCTTTGAAGTCCAAGGATGTACAACTGGAGCAGTATGAATATGATGCTTGA
- the LOC140015994 gene encoding uncharacterized protein, producing the protein MSQLASSMSNLESGKGKLPSQGFEKIYIGENVSAVLQQKLLYKHKDPDGVLEDIPVQVDKLVFPADFYVLDMDDDFFVSPLILLGRPFLMTSKTKMDVYSGTLTMEFDGEIIKFNICDAIKCSSEAHSVFVIDIIDPFMQQKFELNGRDALKVVINYNFDSHEMSRVAKKFELHPD; encoded by the exons ATGTCACAACTGGCGTCTTCAATGAGCAACCTTGAGAGTGGTAAAGGGAAGCTACCATCTCAG ggctttgAAAAGATTTATATAGGAGAAAATGTTTCAGCGGTCCTACAACAGAAATTGCTTTATAAACATAAggatccag ATGGGGTATTGGAGGATATTCCAGTTCAAGTTGATAAATTGGTTTTTCCTGCAGATTTTTATGTGTTAGATATGGatgatgatttttttgtttCACCCCTAATTTTGTTAGGTAGGCCATTTTTAATGACATCTAAAACAAAAATGGATGTTTATTCAGGAACCTTGacaatggaatttgatggtgaaataataaaattcaatatttgtgaTGCCATTAAATGTTCCAGTGAGGCACATTCTGTTTTTGTTATAGATATAATTGACCCTTTCATGCAGCAAAAGTTTGAATTAAATGGTAGAGATGCGTTAAAAGTTGTAATCAATTACAATTTTGATTCGCACGAGATGTCAAGAGTTGCAAAGAAATTTGAGTTACATCCAGATTGA
- the LOC113714204 gene encoding probable indole-3-pyruvate monooxygenase YUCCA11, with protein MNQETVVIIVGGGPAGLATSACLNVRGIPNIVLEREDCSASLWKKRTYGRLKLHLAKQFCQLPHMSFPPDAPTFVPKDGFIQYLDDYTSHFNINPIYCRLVESASFDVTDEKWLVLAKNALSGAIENYVAKFLVVATGENSQGLIPEIPGLDSFGGVAMHSSHYDNGQNFCDRDVLVVGSGNSGMEIAYDLANWDAKTSIVIRSPVHVLTKEMVRFGMKLLKFIPCDLVDSTVVMLSKFLHGNLAKYGLERPDKGPFLLKNMTGQSPVIDVGTLKMIKSGKIQVLPAVKRVDGDYVEFSNGIKKNFDAIVFATGYKSTVRTWLKDGTSLFNEDGMPQKSRPNHWKGDDGLYCAGFSSSGLFGISKDAMNIAEDINFMPGKEKNLKLKYIEEI; from the exons atgaACCAAGAAACTGTAGTTATCATAGTTGGAGGTGGCCCTGCTGGCCTTGCAACTTCAGCGTGCCTAAATGTACGTGGCATTCCCAATATTGTTCTAGAACGAGAAGATTGCAGTGCTTCTCTTTGGAAAAAACGAACTTATGGTCGTTTGAAACTCCATTTGGCCAAGCAATTTTGCCAACTTCCTCACATGTCATTTCCTCCTGATGCACCAACTTTTGTACCCAAAGATGGCTTCATCCAATATTTGGATGACTACACTTCCCATTTTAACATTAATCCCATTTATTGTAGGCTTGTTGAGTCTGCATCTTTTGATGTTACTGATGAAAAATGGCTTGTTTTGGCCAAAAACGCACTGTCTGGGGCAATAGAAAATTATGTTGCAAAATTTCTAGTTGTTGCCACGGGCGAAAATAGTCAAGGGTTGATACCAGAAATTCCAGGTCTAGATAGTTTTGGCGGTGTGGCCATGCATTCTAGCCATTATGACAATGGCCAGAATTTTTGTGACAGAGATGTGTTAGTTGTTGGTTCAGGAAACTCTGGGATGGAAATAGCCTATGATTTAGCAAACTGGGATGCAAAGACCTCAATTGTGATTCGTAGCCCG GTTCATGTTCTAACCAAGGAAATGGTGCGATTTGGAATGAAACTGTTGAAATTCATTCCTTGTGATCTAGTGGATAGCACTGTAGTCATGCTTAGCAAGTTCCTGCATGGAAACCTTGCTAAATATGGGCTTGAAAGGCCAGACAAGGGACCTTTTCTTCTCAAAAATATGACAGGACAATCTCCTGTCATAGATGTTGGGACTTTGAAAATGATCAAAAGTGGAAAAATTCAG GTTCTACCGGCAGTGAAGAGGGTTGATGGAGATTATGTTGAATTTTCAAATGgcattaagaaaaattttgatgcCATAGTTTTTGCTACTGGCTACAAAAGCACAGTGAGAACATGGTTAAAG GATGGAACTAGCCTTTTCAATGAAGATGGAATGCCCCAAAAAAGCAGACCCAATCACTGGAAGGGAGATGATGGATTGTATTGTGCAGGATTCTCAAGCTCTGGACTGTTTGGAATATCTAAAGATGCCATGAACATAGCTGAAGATATCAATTTCATGCCAGGGAAGGAAAAGAATTTAAAGCTGAAGTATATTGAAGAAATATAA